A region from the Antennarius striatus isolate MH-2024 chromosome 22, ASM4005453v1, whole genome shotgun sequence genome encodes:
- the si:dkey-159a18.1 gene encoding sortilin isoform X2, with protein sequence MRRFAVPAGVRVFLCVLLLSAEGEGRGRMLSFRRTQQDESRGQARSRPRRDASGALRSSYGPPFTSCRVPLTPAEHKVLDDNTHETGFNGDDGSYVILTWVGDGTGVVLVLSTFSAPIESFLEGGSSRLYRSTDYGKSFRDISHRINHTFIREEFGVSVGPGSSVILTADIPVVDNRGGIIFTSTDAGATFRFIQLPFHLAQPITYHFLNPDYLAALSIDGGLWLSLDFGAKWTKVHDGVHSFSWGAGINLFFSYSRVDSVEAEERGNLVLKRTNDLGKTFTTIHDDIYSFGYIGAFLFFSVMEDSRSPRVMYFSSDQGDTFSQALLPSASTEQFYSILDGDEDMLFMHVDNPGDTFFGTMYTSDDRGILFSKSLERHLFDGQRKSDFTNITSLRGVYLTNKLDDDGRIRSVISFNRGGTWKQLNKPENVECGDQVQNCNLHIHGEHSRNNRIVPMLALSEPTAVGLVIAHGTVGDSLSSSQHPDVFVSSDGGYNWRGTLRGPHHYSILDSGGLIVAVEAHREGQVKTIKFSTDEGQCWKSYNFTEQPFFFAGLASEPGTKAMNVSVWGFRPEEDAQPMWVAVTIDFQSLITRECADQDYEEWLAHSSYTEGELEISGCVLGIKEIYRRLKKQSVCRNGRGFVMSKKQTPCMCTRKDYLCDFGYDRDVNTSNCVRQSSAANKTSEICHDGEDDEPLSAGYRKVPSNKCEGGFNPQLHVQTIVRPCGVKPSPGPPGRSSSPATHFDTPRERLVLILVCAGAGVVVLVVVISALIAVRRVVYRHRTPAYRFSNLQIQDNENGLAADLESTTSTNGTDLIG encoded by the exons ATGAGGAGGTTTGCAGTCCCCGCTGGGGTGCGCGTCTTTCTGTGCGTCCTTCTCCTGAGTGCTGAAGGTGAGGGTCGGGGGAGGATGTTGAGTTTCCGACGTACTCAGCAGGATGAGAGCCGGGGTCAAGCCCGCTCCCGCCCCAGAAGGGACGCCAGCGGGGCCCTCAGATCGTCTTACGGGCCTCCTTTCACCTCCTGCCGGGTCCCCCTCACCCCGGCCGAGCATAAGGTCCTGGATGATAACACGCATGag ACGGGGTTTAACGGTGATGACGGTTCCTATGTGATTCTCACATGGGTGGGTGACGGTACAGGA GTTGTTTTGGTACTCTCAACATTTAGCGCCCCAATAGAGTCTTTCCTAGAAGGAGGCTCCTCAAGACTTTATCGAAG TACCGATTATGGAAAATCCTTCCGTGATATTTCCCATCGGATCAACCACACCTTCATCAGGGAAGAGTTTGGGGTCAGCGTTGGACCAGGGAGCTCT GTAATATTGACAGCAGACATACCCGTGGTGGACAACCGAGGAGGGATCATCTTCACCTCCACAGATGCCGGTGCAACCTTCAGGTTCATCCAGTTGCCCTTCCACTTGGCTCAGCCAATCACGTACCACTTCCTCAATCCTGACTACCTAGCGGCCCTCAGCATTGAT GGCGGTCTTTGGCTCTCGCTGGACTTTGGTGCCAAGTGGACAAAAGTTCACGATGGAGTGCATTCTTTCTCATG GGGGGCTGGAATCAATTTGTTCTTCAGCTACAGTCGAGTAGACTCAG TCGAGGCAGAGGAGAGGGGGAATCTGGTGCTGAAGAGGACAAACGATCTGGGAAAGACCTTCACCACCATCCACGACGACATCTACAGCTTTGGCTACATAGGAGcattcttgttcttttctgtgaTGGAAGACTCA AGGTCCCCTCGTGTCATGTATTTCTCATCAGACCAAGGAGACACCTTCAGCCAGGCGCTCCTGCCTTCTGCCTCCACTGAGCAG TTCTACTCCATCCTGGATGGAGACGAGGACATGCTCTTCATGCATGTGGACAATCCAGGAG ACACCTTCTTCGGGACCATGTATACTTCTGATGATCGCGGTATCTTGTTCTCTAAATCTCTGGAGCGTCACCTGTTTGATGGGCAGAGGAAGAGTGATTTCACCAACATCACCTCACTGAGAGGAGTCTACCTCACCAACAAACTGGACGACG atgGACGTATAAGATCTGTCATTTCCTTCAACAGAGGAGGGACATGGAAGCAACTCAACAAACCCGAAAATGTGGAGTGTGGAGATCAAGTACAGAAT TGCAACCTTCATATTCATGGAGAACACAGCCGCAACAACCGCATCGTTCCCATGCTGGCTTTGTCTGAACCCACTGCTGTTGGTCTGGTTATTGCTCATG gtacCGTAGGCGATTCGCTGTCATCGTCACAGCACCCTGACGTGTTTGTTTCCTCAGATGGGGGTTATAACTGGAGAGGGACCCTCAGGGGTCCCCACCATTACAGCATACTGGACTCTGGGGGTCTAATTGTGGCTGTGGAGGCCCACCGTGAAGGACAAGTCAAGACTATCAA GTTCTCTACAGATGAGGGTCAGTGCTGGAAGTCCTACAACTTCACCGAGCAGCCCTTCTTCTTTGCAGGCCTGGCATCTGAGCCGGGAACAAAGGCCATGAACGTCAGCGTTTGGGGATTCCGGCCTGAGGAAGACGCCCAGCCCATGTGGGTGGCTGTCACCATAGATTTCCAGAGCCTCATTACGAGAGAGT GTGCTGACCAGGACTATGAAGAATGGTTAGCTCATTCCAGTTACACGGAAGGAGAGTTGGAAATAAGCGGATGTGTTTTGGGTATCAAGGAGATTTATCGAAGGCTGAAGAAACAATCTGTGTGCAGGAATGGTCGAGGGTTTGTTATGAGCAAGAAGCAAACCCCCTGCATGTGCACCAGAAAGGATTACCTATG TGACTTTGGTTATGATCGTGATGTGAACACCTCAAACTGTGTACGACAATCCAGTGCTGCCAACAAAACCTCAGAGATCTGCCATGACGGAGAGGACGATGAACCTCTCTCTGCAGG GTACCGAAAAGTCCCAAGCAATAAGTGTGAGGGGGGATTTAATCCTCAACTCCATGTGCAGACAATTGTCAGACCCTGTGGTGTTAAACCCAGTCCTGGTCCACCAGGCAGATCCTCATCTCCAGCCACGCACTTTGACACTCCA AGAGAGAGGCTGGTGTTGATCCTAGTGTGTGCAGGAGCAGGAGTCGTGGTCCTGGTAGTTGTGATTTCTGCCCTCATTGCCGTCAGGAGGGTGGtttacagacacag
- the si:dkey-159a18.1 gene encoding sortilin isoform X1, whose product MRRFAVPAGVRVFLCVLLLSAEGEGRGRMLSFRRTQQDESRGQARSRPRRDASGALRSSYGPPFTSCRVPLTPAEHKVLDDNTHETGFNGDDGSYVILTWVGDGTGVVLVLSTFSAPIESFLEGGSSRLYRSTDYGKSFRDISHRINHTFIREEFGVSVGPGSSVILTADIPVVDNRGGIIFTSTDAGATFRFIQLPFHLAQPITYHFLNPDYLAALSIDGGLWLSLDFGAKWTKVHDGVHSFSWGAGINLFFSYSRVDSVEAEERGNLVLKRTNDLGKTFTTIHDDIYSFGYIGAFLFFSVMEDSRSPRVMYFSSDQGDTFSQALLPSASTEQFYSILDGDEDMLFMHVDNPGDTFFGTMYTSDDRGILFSKSLERHLFDGQRKSDFTNITSLRGVYLTNKLDDDGRIRSVISFNRGGTWKQLNKPENVECGDQVQNCNLHIHGEHSRNNRIVPMLALSEPTAVGLVIAHGTVGDSLSSSQHPDVFVSSDGGYNWRGTLRGPHHYSILDSGGLIVAVEAHREGQVKTIKFSTDEGQCWKSYNFTEQPFFFAGLASEPGTKAMNVSVWGFRPEEDAQPMWVAVTIDFQSLITRECADQDYEEWLAHSSYTEGELEISGCVLGIKEIYRRLKKQSVCRNGRGFVMSKKQTPCMCTRKDYLCDFGYDRDVNTSNCVRQSSAANKTSEICHDGEDDEPLSAGYRKVPSNKCEGGFNPQLHVQTIVRPCGVKPSPGPPGRSSSPATHFDTPRERLVLILVCAGAGVVVLVVVISALIAVRRVVYRHRTPAYRFSNLQIQDNENGLAADLESTTSTNGTVCQHDSDDDLIG is encoded by the exons ATGAGGAGGTTTGCAGTCCCCGCTGGGGTGCGCGTCTTTCTGTGCGTCCTTCTCCTGAGTGCTGAAGGTGAGGGTCGGGGGAGGATGTTGAGTTTCCGACGTACTCAGCAGGATGAGAGCCGGGGTCAAGCCCGCTCCCGCCCCAGAAGGGACGCCAGCGGGGCCCTCAGATCGTCTTACGGGCCTCCTTTCACCTCCTGCCGGGTCCCCCTCACCCCGGCCGAGCATAAGGTCCTGGATGATAACACGCATGag ACGGGGTTTAACGGTGATGACGGTTCCTATGTGATTCTCACATGGGTGGGTGACGGTACAGGA GTTGTTTTGGTACTCTCAACATTTAGCGCCCCAATAGAGTCTTTCCTAGAAGGAGGCTCCTCAAGACTTTATCGAAG TACCGATTATGGAAAATCCTTCCGTGATATTTCCCATCGGATCAACCACACCTTCATCAGGGAAGAGTTTGGGGTCAGCGTTGGACCAGGGAGCTCT GTAATATTGACAGCAGACATACCCGTGGTGGACAACCGAGGAGGGATCATCTTCACCTCCACAGATGCCGGTGCAACCTTCAGGTTCATCCAGTTGCCCTTCCACTTGGCTCAGCCAATCACGTACCACTTCCTCAATCCTGACTACCTAGCGGCCCTCAGCATTGAT GGCGGTCTTTGGCTCTCGCTGGACTTTGGTGCCAAGTGGACAAAAGTTCACGATGGAGTGCATTCTTTCTCATG GGGGGCTGGAATCAATTTGTTCTTCAGCTACAGTCGAGTAGACTCAG TCGAGGCAGAGGAGAGGGGGAATCTGGTGCTGAAGAGGACAAACGATCTGGGAAAGACCTTCACCACCATCCACGACGACATCTACAGCTTTGGCTACATAGGAGcattcttgttcttttctgtgaTGGAAGACTCA AGGTCCCCTCGTGTCATGTATTTCTCATCAGACCAAGGAGACACCTTCAGCCAGGCGCTCCTGCCTTCTGCCTCCACTGAGCAG TTCTACTCCATCCTGGATGGAGACGAGGACATGCTCTTCATGCATGTGGACAATCCAGGAG ACACCTTCTTCGGGACCATGTATACTTCTGATGATCGCGGTATCTTGTTCTCTAAATCTCTGGAGCGTCACCTGTTTGATGGGCAGAGGAAGAGTGATTTCACCAACATCACCTCACTGAGAGGAGTCTACCTCACCAACAAACTGGACGACG atgGACGTATAAGATCTGTCATTTCCTTCAACAGAGGAGGGACATGGAAGCAACTCAACAAACCCGAAAATGTGGAGTGTGGAGATCAAGTACAGAAT TGCAACCTTCATATTCATGGAGAACACAGCCGCAACAACCGCATCGTTCCCATGCTGGCTTTGTCTGAACCCACTGCTGTTGGTCTGGTTATTGCTCATG gtacCGTAGGCGATTCGCTGTCATCGTCACAGCACCCTGACGTGTTTGTTTCCTCAGATGGGGGTTATAACTGGAGAGGGACCCTCAGGGGTCCCCACCATTACAGCATACTGGACTCTGGGGGTCTAATTGTGGCTGTGGAGGCCCACCGTGAAGGACAAGTCAAGACTATCAA GTTCTCTACAGATGAGGGTCAGTGCTGGAAGTCCTACAACTTCACCGAGCAGCCCTTCTTCTTTGCAGGCCTGGCATCTGAGCCGGGAACAAAGGCCATGAACGTCAGCGTTTGGGGATTCCGGCCTGAGGAAGACGCCCAGCCCATGTGGGTGGCTGTCACCATAGATTTCCAGAGCCTCATTACGAGAGAGT GTGCTGACCAGGACTATGAAGAATGGTTAGCTCATTCCAGTTACACGGAAGGAGAGTTGGAAATAAGCGGATGTGTTTTGGGTATCAAGGAGATTTATCGAAGGCTGAAGAAACAATCTGTGTGCAGGAATGGTCGAGGGTTTGTTATGAGCAAGAAGCAAACCCCCTGCATGTGCACCAGAAAGGATTACCTATG TGACTTTGGTTATGATCGTGATGTGAACACCTCAAACTGTGTACGACAATCCAGTGCTGCCAACAAAACCTCAGAGATCTGCCATGACGGAGAGGACGATGAACCTCTCTCTGCAGG GTACCGAAAAGTCCCAAGCAATAAGTGTGAGGGGGGATTTAATCCTCAACTCCATGTGCAGACAATTGTCAGACCCTGTGGTGTTAAACCCAGTCCTGGTCCACCAGGCAGATCCTCATCTCCAGCCACGCACTTTGACACTCCA AGAGAGAGGCTGGTGTTGATCCTAGTGTGTGCAGGAGCAGGAGTCGTGGTCCTGGTAGTTGTGATTTCTGCCCTCATTGCCGTCAGGAGGGTGGtttacagacacag
- the si:dkey-159a18.1 gene encoding sortilin isoform X3 has protein sequence MRRFAVPAGVRVFLCVLLLSAEGEGRGRMLSFRRTQQDESRGQARSRPRRDASGALRSSYGPPFTSCRVPLTPAEHKVLDDNTHETGFNGDDGSYVILTWVGDGTGVVLVLSTFSAPIESFLEGGSSRLYRSTDYGKSFRDISHRINHTFIREEFGVSVGPGSSVILTADIPVVDNRGGIIFTSTDAGATFRFIQLPFHLAQPITYHFLNPDYLAALSIDGGLWLSLDFGAKWTKVHDGVHSFSWGAGINLFFSYSRVDSVEAEERGNLVLKRTNDLGKTFTTIHDDIYSFGYIGAFLFFSVMEDSRSPRVMYFSSDQGDTFSQALLPSASTEQFYSILDGDEDMLFMHVDNPGDTFFGTMYTSDDRGILFSKSLERHLFDGQRKSDFTNITSLRGVYLTNKLDDDGRIRSVISFNRGGTWKQLNKPENVECGDQVQNCNLHIHGEHSRNNRIVPMLALSEPTAVGLVIAHDGGYNWRGTLRGPHHYSILDSGGLIVAVEAHREGQVKTIKFSTDEGQCWKSYNFTEQPFFFAGLASEPGTKAMNVSVWGFRPEEDAQPMWVAVTIDFQSLITRECADQDYEEWLAHSSYTEGELEISGCVLGIKEIYRRLKKQSVCRNGRGFVMSKKQTPCMCTRKDYLCDFGYDRDVNTSNCVRQSSAANKTSEICHDGEDDEPLSAGYRKVPSNKCEGGFNPQLHVQTIVRPCGVKPSPGPPGRSSSPATHFDTPRERLVLILVCAGAGVVVLVVVISALIAVRRVVYRHRTPAYRFSNLQIQDNENGLAADLESTTSTNGTVCQHDSDDDLIG, from the exons ATGAGGAGGTTTGCAGTCCCCGCTGGGGTGCGCGTCTTTCTGTGCGTCCTTCTCCTGAGTGCTGAAGGTGAGGGTCGGGGGAGGATGTTGAGTTTCCGACGTACTCAGCAGGATGAGAGCCGGGGTCAAGCCCGCTCCCGCCCCAGAAGGGACGCCAGCGGGGCCCTCAGATCGTCTTACGGGCCTCCTTTCACCTCCTGCCGGGTCCCCCTCACCCCGGCCGAGCATAAGGTCCTGGATGATAACACGCATGag ACGGGGTTTAACGGTGATGACGGTTCCTATGTGATTCTCACATGGGTGGGTGACGGTACAGGA GTTGTTTTGGTACTCTCAACATTTAGCGCCCCAATAGAGTCTTTCCTAGAAGGAGGCTCCTCAAGACTTTATCGAAG TACCGATTATGGAAAATCCTTCCGTGATATTTCCCATCGGATCAACCACACCTTCATCAGGGAAGAGTTTGGGGTCAGCGTTGGACCAGGGAGCTCT GTAATATTGACAGCAGACATACCCGTGGTGGACAACCGAGGAGGGATCATCTTCACCTCCACAGATGCCGGTGCAACCTTCAGGTTCATCCAGTTGCCCTTCCACTTGGCTCAGCCAATCACGTACCACTTCCTCAATCCTGACTACCTAGCGGCCCTCAGCATTGAT GGCGGTCTTTGGCTCTCGCTGGACTTTGGTGCCAAGTGGACAAAAGTTCACGATGGAGTGCATTCTTTCTCATG GGGGGCTGGAATCAATTTGTTCTTCAGCTACAGTCGAGTAGACTCAG TCGAGGCAGAGGAGAGGGGGAATCTGGTGCTGAAGAGGACAAACGATCTGGGAAAGACCTTCACCACCATCCACGACGACATCTACAGCTTTGGCTACATAGGAGcattcttgttcttttctgtgaTGGAAGACTCA AGGTCCCCTCGTGTCATGTATTTCTCATCAGACCAAGGAGACACCTTCAGCCAGGCGCTCCTGCCTTCTGCCTCCACTGAGCAG TTCTACTCCATCCTGGATGGAGACGAGGACATGCTCTTCATGCATGTGGACAATCCAGGAG ACACCTTCTTCGGGACCATGTATACTTCTGATGATCGCGGTATCTTGTTCTCTAAATCTCTGGAGCGTCACCTGTTTGATGGGCAGAGGAAGAGTGATTTCACCAACATCACCTCACTGAGAGGAGTCTACCTCACCAACAAACTGGACGACG atgGACGTATAAGATCTGTCATTTCCTTCAACAGAGGAGGGACATGGAAGCAACTCAACAAACCCGAAAATGTGGAGTGTGGAGATCAAGTACAGAAT TGCAACCTTCATATTCATGGAGAACACAGCCGCAACAACCGCATCGTTCCCATGCTGGCTTTGTCTGAACCCACTGCTGTTGGTCTGGTTATTGCTCATG ATGGGGGTTATAACTGGAGAGGGACCCTCAGGGGTCCCCACCATTACAGCATACTGGACTCTGGGGGTCTAATTGTGGCTGTGGAGGCCCACCGTGAAGGACAAGTCAAGACTATCAA GTTCTCTACAGATGAGGGTCAGTGCTGGAAGTCCTACAACTTCACCGAGCAGCCCTTCTTCTTTGCAGGCCTGGCATCTGAGCCGGGAACAAAGGCCATGAACGTCAGCGTTTGGGGATTCCGGCCTGAGGAAGACGCCCAGCCCATGTGGGTGGCTGTCACCATAGATTTCCAGAGCCTCATTACGAGAGAGT GTGCTGACCAGGACTATGAAGAATGGTTAGCTCATTCCAGTTACACGGAAGGAGAGTTGGAAATAAGCGGATGTGTTTTGGGTATCAAGGAGATTTATCGAAGGCTGAAGAAACAATCTGTGTGCAGGAATGGTCGAGGGTTTGTTATGAGCAAGAAGCAAACCCCCTGCATGTGCACCAGAAAGGATTACCTATG TGACTTTGGTTATGATCGTGATGTGAACACCTCAAACTGTGTACGACAATCCAGTGCTGCCAACAAAACCTCAGAGATCTGCCATGACGGAGAGGACGATGAACCTCTCTCTGCAGG GTACCGAAAAGTCCCAAGCAATAAGTGTGAGGGGGGATTTAATCCTCAACTCCATGTGCAGACAATTGTCAGACCCTGTGGTGTTAAACCCAGTCCTGGTCCACCAGGCAGATCCTCATCTCCAGCCACGCACTTTGACACTCCA AGAGAGAGGCTGGTGTTGATCCTAGTGTGTGCAGGAGCAGGAGTCGTGGTCCTGGTAGTTGTGATTTCTGCCCTCATTGCCGTCAGGAGGGTGGtttacagacacag
- the si:dkey-159a18.1 gene encoding sortilin isoform X4: MRRFAVPAGVRVFLCVLLLSAEGEGRGRMLSFRRTQQDESRGQARSRPRRDASGALRSSYGPPFTSCRVPLTPAEHKVLDDNTHEVVLVLSTFSAPIESFLEGGSSRLYRSTDYGKSFRDISHRINHTFIREEFGVSVGPGSSVILTADIPVVDNRGGIIFTSTDAGATFRFIQLPFHLAQPITYHFLNPDYLAALSIDGGLWLSLDFGAKWTKVHDGVHSFSWGAGINLFFSYSRVDSVEAEERGNLVLKRTNDLGKTFTTIHDDIYSFGYIGAFLFFSVMEDSRSPRVMYFSSDQGDTFSQALLPSASTEQFYSILDGDEDMLFMHVDNPGDTFFGTMYTSDDRGILFSKSLERHLFDGQRKSDFTNITSLRGVYLTNKLDDDGRIRSVISFNRGGTWKQLNKPENVECGDQVQNCNLHIHGEHSRNNRIVPMLALSEPTAVGLVIAHGTVGDSLSSSQHPDVFVSSDGGYNWRGTLRGPHHYSILDSGGLIVAVEAHREGQVKTIKFSTDEGQCWKSYNFTEQPFFFAGLASEPGTKAMNVSVWGFRPEEDAQPMWVAVTIDFQSLITRECADQDYEEWLAHSSYTEGELEISGCVLGIKEIYRRLKKQSVCRNGRGFVMSKKQTPCMCTRKDYLCDFGYDRDVNTSNCVRQSSAANKTSEICHDGEDDEPLSAGYRKVPSNKCEGGFNPQLHVQTIVRPCGVKPSPGPPGRSSSPATHFDTPRERLVLILVCAGAGVVVLVVVISALIAVRRVVYRHRTPAYRFSNLQIQDNENGLAADLESTTSTNGTVCQHDSDDDLIG, from the exons ATGAGGAGGTTTGCAGTCCCCGCTGGGGTGCGCGTCTTTCTGTGCGTCCTTCTCCTGAGTGCTGAAGGTGAGGGTCGGGGGAGGATGTTGAGTTTCCGACGTACTCAGCAGGATGAGAGCCGGGGTCAAGCCCGCTCCCGCCCCAGAAGGGACGCCAGCGGGGCCCTCAGATCGTCTTACGGGCCTCCTTTCACCTCCTGCCGGGTCCCCCTCACCCCGGCCGAGCATAAGGTCCTGGATGATAACACGCATGag GTTGTTTTGGTACTCTCAACATTTAGCGCCCCAATAGAGTCTTTCCTAGAAGGAGGCTCCTCAAGACTTTATCGAAG TACCGATTATGGAAAATCCTTCCGTGATATTTCCCATCGGATCAACCACACCTTCATCAGGGAAGAGTTTGGGGTCAGCGTTGGACCAGGGAGCTCT GTAATATTGACAGCAGACATACCCGTGGTGGACAACCGAGGAGGGATCATCTTCACCTCCACAGATGCCGGTGCAACCTTCAGGTTCATCCAGTTGCCCTTCCACTTGGCTCAGCCAATCACGTACCACTTCCTCAATCCTGACTACCTAGCGGCCCTCAGCATTGAT GGCGGTCTTTGGCTCTCGCTGGACTTTGGTGCCAAGTGGACAAAAGTTCACGATGGAGTGCATTCTTTCTCATG GGGGGCTGGAATCAATTTGTTCTTCAGCTACAGTCGAGTAGACTCAG TCGAGGCAGAGGAGAGGGGGAATCTGGTGCTGAAGAGGACAAACGATCTGGGAAAGACCTTCACCACCATCCACGACGACATCTACAGCTTTGGCTACATAGGAGcattcttgttcttttctgtgaTGGAAGACTCA AGGTCCCCTCGTGTCATGTATTTCTCATCAGACCAAGGAGACACCTTCAGCCAGGCGCTCCTGCCTTCTGCCTCCACTGAGCAG TTCTACTCCATCCTGGATGGAGACGAGGACATGCTCTTCATGCATGTGGACAATCCAGGAG ACACCTTCTTCGGGACCATGTATACTTCTGATGATCGCGGTATCTTGTTCTCTAAATCTCTGGAGCGTCACCTGTTTGATGGGCAGAGGAAGAGTGATTTCACCAACATCACCTCACTGAGAGGAGTCTACCTCACCAACAAACTGGACGACG atgGACGTATAAGATCTGTCATTTCCTTCAACAGAGGAGGGACATGGAAGCAACTCAACAAACCCGAAAATGTGGAGTGTGGAGATCAAGTACAGAAT TGCAACCTTCATATTCATGGAGAACACAGCCGCAACAACCGCATCGTTCCCATGCTGGCTTTGTCTGAACCCACTGCTGTTGGTCTGGTTATTGCTCATG gtacCGTAGGCGATTCGCTGTCATCGTCACAGCACCCTGACGTGTTTGTTTCCTCAGATGGGGGTTATAACTGGAGAGGGACCCTCAGGGGTCCCCACCATTACAGCATACTGGACTCTGGGGGTCTAATTGTGGCTGTGGAGGCCCACCGTGAAGGACAAGTCAAGACTATCAA GTTCTCTACAGATGAGGGTCAGTGCTGGAAGTCCTACAACTTCACCGAGCAGCCCTTCTTCTTTGCAGGCCTGGCATCTGAGCCGGGAACAAAGGCCATGAACGTCAGCGTTTGGGGATTCCGGCCTGAGGAAGACGCCCAGCCCATGTGGGTGGCTGTCACCATAGATTTCCAGAGCCTCATTACGAGAGAGT GTGCTGACCAGGACTATGAAGAATGGTTAGCTCATTCCAGTTACACGGAAGGAGAGTTGGAAATAAGCGGATGTGTTTTGGGTATCAAGGAGATTTATCGAAGGCTGAAGAAACAATCTGTGTGCAGGAATGGTCGAGGGTTTGTTATGAGCAAGAAGCAAACCCCCTGCATGTGCACCAGAAAGGATTACCTATG TGACTTTGGTTATGATCGTGATGTGAACACCTCAAACTGTGTACGACAATCCAGTGCTGCCAACAAAACCTCAGAGATCTGCCATGACGGAGAGGACGATGAACCTCTCTCTGCAGG GTACCGAAAAGTCCCAAGCAATAAGTGTGAGGGGGGATTTAATCCTCAACTCCATGTGCAGACAATTGTCAGACCCTGTGGTGTTAAACCCAGTCCTGGTCCACCAGGCAGATCCTCATCTCCAGCCACGCACTTTGACACTCCA AGAGAGAGGCTGGTGTTGATCCTAGTGTGTGCAGGAGCAGGAGTCGTGGTCCTGGTAGTTGTGATTTCTGCCCTCATTGCCGTCAGGAGGGTGGtttacagacacag